Part of the Nodosilinea sp. FACHB-141 genome is shown below.
TAGAGACCTTGACTCACTAAGGTAAGTATTCTGATAGCAGATATTTGCTTTACCAATGTCACTGTCAGAATTACCTTTCACATGCAAAAAGCTAGCCCAAGGGCTAGCTTTTTTTTGCTTCAGCGGTCAAAGCCTTGCTCAAGGGCAATCAGCTCATCGCGGTGAGCTGTAACAGTAACCTTAGCAAGCGCACTCTCTAACGAGCCGCTGTCCGCAGCGTCGGGCCGAATTTCTAAGCAAATCTCCTCATCGCGCTCAGCGCCACGCCAATAGAACCAGCCGGCTAGCGGGCTCAGTGCTAGCAGAGCCAAAAAGATAGCGCCGTGGGCTGGCCATAGATTGGCGAGTACTAAAGCAAAACAGAGAGTCCCCACAGTGGCAAGCAGAGTTAAGAATCCAGCCAAAAACAGGCTCGGACGTACTCTTCCCCGCAGGGTGATGCGTTGGGCCTCTTCTTCAGCCGCAATGATGGCATAGGCCCGTGCCTCAAAGTAAGTCGTCAGGTTTTGCAGTAACGTTATGGGATCAATAGGACGCGTTAGCGTCAGGGTTTCGATACGGTCTTTGGTAGAAGCCCGAATAAAAAAAACTAACCC
Proteins encoded:
- a CDS encoding cofactor assembly of complex C subunit B; this encodes MTDTILYSTLFLTLLMIVGLVFFIRASTKDRIETLTLTRPIDPITLLQNLTTYFEARAYAIIAAEEEAQRITLRGRVRPSLFLAGFLTLLATVGTLCFALVLANLWPAHGAIFLALLALSPLAGWFYWRGAERDEEICLEIRPDAADSGSLESALAKVTVTAHRDELIALEQGFDR